A portion of the Leifsonia sp. EB41 genome contains these proteins:
- a CDS encoding ABC transporter substrate-binding protein: MRTKLILAAAAVSAVALALAGCSSGDGSSSGKTTLTVVGFEGGGTELADIPQINADFHKKYPDITIDYKYVANGEYDQYNNTRLAAGTAADVLMTNATRVQQWQKQGYLADLSDQSWVKQILPNVAPFGAIGGKTYALTQQNIPIGLYANLDILKKAGISQVPQTWPDFLDALQKLKAAGQPGLLLADQGGWTSEQLSLALAANLTDPTWGQGYDEGKTNWNPTFTPVFDHIKQLLTTGGVDGKLMNGIEPFNTGNADFAAGKWAFTIMGAWELQNFQQNAKFDFSLNPFPGGDAGSSPYGVTFVGSGWGVNAASQHTDAAKKYVAFMADPANDSRYLAAENSFTTLKNVPSPTMAKASAYVDAFNAGHSQVSPIEYLHFPTYEQEFWKVGTSLFNDPTQSTSSLLKQLDQTIPKTK, from the coding sequence ATGCGCACGAAACTGATCCTCGCCGCCGCCGCCGTCTCGGCGGTCGCGCTGGCGCTCGCCGGCTGCTCGTCGGGAGACGGCTCCAGCAGTGGCAAGACCACGCTGACCGTCGTCGGCTTCGAGGGCGGCGGCACGGAGCTCGCCGACATCCCCCAGATCAACGCCGACTTCCACAAGAAGTACCCGGACATCACGATCGACTACAAGTACGTCGCCAACGGCGAGTACGACCAGTACAACAACACCCGCCTCGCCGCCGGCACCGCCGCCGACGTCCTCATGACGAACGCGACCCGCGTGCAGCAGTGGCAGAAGCAGGGCTACCTCGCCGACCTCAGCGACCAGTCCTGGGTGAAGCAGATCCTCCCGAACGTCGCGCCGTTCGGTGCGATCGGCGGCAAGACCTACGCGCTCACGCAGCAGAACATCCCGATCGGCCTGTACGCCAACCTCGACATCCTGAAGAAGGCCGGCATCAGCCAGGTCCCGCAGACCTGGCCGGACTTCCTGGACGCGCTGCAGAAGCTGAAGGCCGCGGGCCAGCCGGGCCTCCTGCTCGCCGACCAGGGCGGCTGGACCAGCGAGCAGCTCTCGCTGGCGCTCGCCGCGAACCTGACGGACCCGACCTGGGGCCAGGGCTACGACGAGGGCAAGACCAACTGGAACCCGACCTTCACGCCGGTGTTCGACCACATCAAGCAGCTCCTGACCACGGGCGGCGTGGACGGCAAGCTGATGAACGGCATCGAGCCCTTCAACACCGGCAACGCGGACTTCGCCGCGGGCAAGTGGGCCTTCACCATCATGGGCGCGTGGGAGCTGCAGAACTTCCAGCAGAACGCGAAGTTCGACTTCTCGCTCAACCCGTTCCCCGGCGGCGACGCGGGCAGCAGCCCCTACGGCGTGACCTTCGTCGGCTCCGGCTGGGGCGTCAACGCCGCCAGCCAGCACACCGACGCCGCGAAGAAGTACGTCGCGTTCATGGCCGACCCGGCCAACGACAGCCGTTACCTGGCCGCGGAGAACTCGTTCACCACTCTGAAGAACGTGCCGAGCCCGACCATGGCGAAGGCGAGCGCCTACGTGGATGCCTTCAACGCCGGCCACTCGCAGGTCTCGCCGATCGAGTACCTGCACTTCCCGACCTACGAGCAGGAGTTCTGGAAGGTCGGCACGTCGCTCTTCAACGACCCGACGCAGTCGACGAGCTCGCTCCTGAAGCAGCTCGACCAGACGATCCCCAAGACGAAGTAG